In the genome of Paenibacillus pabuli, the window TGAATGACGTGGAAGCGAACAAACTGATCAAAGGGGAGCGCGGTGTGCCGATTTCCGGCAAAATCAAGGAAGCGATCGCTCCTGAGTTGAGTGATGCAACGAAACAGGTATTTGATTTCGTAGCGTCCATGGAGCCTAAAGCTTCACCAATGAGTCCACCACCACCGGTAGGTTCACCGGAAGTCATTGCTTCGCTGGCGGACGTTGTAGAGGAATTGAACTTTGGTAAGGTGACACCGGAACAAGCAGCAGCGACATTCCGCAAAAATGCCGAAGCGGTTCTTGCCAACAATAAATAACAGTTGAATGATCGCTTGCTCATCCCGTGACCGGGATGGACGGAAACAGGGCTACTCGCATAACGCGAGGGCCTTTCCCCGTCCAGTAGCTCGAAGCAAGGTTGGGGCAAGCAGATCAATAAAGGAGGTTCGTTCCGTTGAGGCAATATTCGTCGTTGCGCAGAAACCTGACCGGGTATGCTTTTATTAGTCCTTTTATCATCGGTTTTCTGGGCTTTACGCTTATTCCGATGTTTGTATCCCTATACATGTCGTTTACGAGTTATAACCTGTTCACTTCCCCGCGGTGGATCGGGCTGGACAACTACACGAAAATGTTTTTTGATGATCCGAAGTATTGGAACTCAGTTAAAGTAACGTTTCTGTATGTGTTCATCGGTGTGCCTCTCAGGCTGATCTTCGCACTTTTTGTAGCGATGATCCTGAATACGGGCTCCCGTATGGTCGGAACGTATCGTACCTTGTACTACTTGCCATCCATTATCGGTGGCAGTGTAGCCGTGTCAATTATGTGGCGTAATCTTTTCAGTAATGAAGGTGTAATTAACAGTGCATTAACGGCAATCGGAATCGGACCAATCAGCTGGTTTGGTGATCCGAATGCTTCTCTGGTTATGCTGATCTCGTTATCTGTTTGGCAGTTCGGATCTTCGATGCTCATCTTCCTCGCCGGTCTGAAAAATATTTCTCCCGAGATGTACGAAGCAGCAGGTGTGGATGGTGCCAACCCGATACGCAAATTCTTTGGGATCACCTTGCCGCTGCTCAGTCCAATTATTCTGTTCAATCTGATTATGCAAACGATCGGTGCATTCATGACCTTTGTACCTGCATATATCATCTCTAAAGGCGAGGGCGGTCCAATGGATGGTACGATGCTTTACTCGCTGTATCTGTTCCGTCAGGCATTTATGTTTAACAACATGGGTTATGCTTCGGCCATGGCCTGGATCATGCTTATTATGATCGGTATACTCACAGTCGCGGTGTTCCTGACATCCAAGTTCTGGGTGTTTTATGAATCCGAAGGAGGGAAGTAACGATGGTTTGGAGAAATGTGAAATGGCCCATCTATCACCTGTTCGTTGCAGCTTTGGCCCTCCTGATGCTCTATCCCGTTCTATGGATGCTTTTCAGCTCATTCAAAGAAAGTCGTACCATTTTCGTAACTGCCGAGTCCTTGTTCCCTACGGAATGGATCTGGAGTAACTATGCGGATGGCTGGAAAGGTGCAGGCGGAAGACCGTTTATGGATTACATCACCAACTCGCTCGTTATAGTAATTATCTCAACGATTGGTGCAGTATTATCTTCATCACTGATTGCCTTTGGTTTTGCGAGACTCAACTTCAAAGGACGTAACTTTTGGTTCTCCCTGATGATGTTGACTCTGATGCTGCCGCATGACGTTGTACTTGTACCCCAATATATTATCTTCACGAAGCTTGGCTGGTTGAATACCATTCTGCCAATTGTTGTACCTACGTTCTTCGGGATGCCGTTCTTCATCTTCCTGATGGTTCAATTTATTCGTACGATTCCGAAAGAGCTGGATGAGGCCGCTACTATTGATGGATGTAACAAATTCAGGTTGTATGTACAGATTATAATGCCGCTCATCAAGTCATCACTCGCAACAGCAGCCATCTTCTCCTTCTACTGGAGATGGGAGGATCTGCTCGGTCCAGTGCTTTATCTGAACTCGCCGGATAAATATACCGTTTCGATGGCACTGAAAATGTTCCTGGACAGTGAGTCTGCCTCCAACTGGGGAGCCATGTTCGCCATGTCCATCGTCAGTCTGGTTCCGGTTGTAGCTGTGTTCTTTATTTTCCAGAAACAAATTGTACAGGGCATGAGCACCAGCGGATTGAAAGGATAAATGATATCCAATGGCTTCAAATCTGGATTAGCATGTTTTTGAACAAGGAGGTTGTTCCTATTGAATAAGGCCCAGAGTAATCAGGCTGTTGCCGTGGAGGCAGCGGCAGAGAGCGGTAAAGAGGCCGTTACCCACTGGAAGTTCAATTTTGGACCGGACTCTGGCAGTGCAGGTGAGATCGAGGGTTATTTGCAAGTGTCTTCCAGCACCGCATATGAAGAACAGGGAGGATACGGTTTTGAATCCGGCTCCCTTGTATATGAGAAGCAACGGCTAAGTGATGACGATATATCATCGTATACCAGTAGAGCAAACGATGGCAAACAAGAGCAGTCCAATGTGTCTGCCCGATTGCGTTCAAGCTTTTGCATTCCGCTCAAGGCATCTTTCATTGTAGATGTACCCGATGGAACCTATCAGGTCTTGTTAATTACAGGGGACGAAAGCGCGGAGACGATAACCAGAGTCAAGGCCGGAGAAGGCAGGCTGATGCTGCCAACCATTCGTACACTTCCTGGGCAATGTGCGGAGGTTCGATTCTCGGTTGTGGTTCGTGGCGGAAAGCTCAGACTATCCTTCTCCGGTCCCGCGCCGCGGATTAATGCATTGGAGATCACGCTTGCCAATCAGACGATGACAGTATTTCTCGCTGGTGATTCTACCGTGACGGATCAGCCGGAGAGTGGATATCCATACTGCGGCTGGGGCCAGCTGTTGCCCGCACAGTTCAAACATGATGTTGCTGTAGATAATCATGCCCAGTCTGGCCGCAGCTCCCGAAGTTTCATCAATGAAGGCAGATTGGATGCCATTCTTGAGAAGATTAAGCCGGAAGATTTTTTGTTTATTCAATTTGGACATAACGATGAGAAGCCGGGCCCTGACCGGGGAACGGAGCCTTTCACAACATATAAGGAATATCTGAAAAAGTATATCGATGCCGCCCGCGAAGCCAAGGCTTGTCCGGTGCTGGTTACGCCGGTGCATCGGCGCTACTTCGCTGATGACGGCACATTGACCGACACCCATGGCGATTATATCGTCGCCGTGCGTGAGCTGGCGGAGGAGGAAGGAGTGCCGCTGATCGATCTGGCTGAGCGAAGCCGCATCCTGTTCGAGCAAGCGGGTATTGAAGGCAGCAAGGAGGATTTCATGTGGGTGCTGCCGGGTGAGTACGTGAACTTCCCAGCAGGCGTGGAGGATAACACGCACTTTCAGGAGCGCGGTGCCCGTCGCCTCGCCACGCAGGTGGCGGAAGCCATCCGCGAGCTGCGACTGCAGCCGCTGCAAATGTATTTGAGGTGAGTAGCGAAGGAGGGCGGAATCGGAGCAGAGGGAGCGAAGCGTCCGCCTTTAGAGCGGGATTTCCCCTGCTGAGGGGAATGAACAAGAAATCCCGAGCCAACAGCGGCCCGCAGCCCGATCCGCCCACCGAAGCGCCTGCCCCGCGAGCCACCCTTGCTTTTATTCAGCGAGTTAACAAAGTAACGAGCAAGGTTGCTTTTTAAGTTGTCCAGCGAGTTTAGCGAAGGCAATAAGCCTTTAAAAAGCCAAGGCGAGCGTTGCAGCGAAGGGCGGAATCGGAGCAGAGGGAGCGAAGCGTCCGCCTTTGGAGCGGGATTTCCCCTGCTGAGGGGAATGAACAAGAAATCCCGAGCCAACAGCGGCCCGCAGCCCGATCCGCCCACCGAAGCGCCCGCATCGCGATCCTTGCTCTTAAATTGCCCAGCCGAACATAGGTAAGGCAATAAGCCTTTAAAAAGCCAAGGCGAGCGTTGCAGCGAAGGAGGGCGGAATCGGAGCAGAGGGAGCGAAGCGTCCGCCTTTGGAGCGGGATTTCCCCTGCTGAGGGGAATGAACAAGAAATCCCGAGCCAACAGCGGCCCGCAGCCCGATCCGCCCACCGAAGCGCCTGCCCCGCGAGCCACCCGCGCGTTTAACTAATTATTGCATTAGCAAAGGAGGAATTATTTTATGGCTCAGGATCAGACGAACACTTCAGCACATAAAACATCTTCCACAGCGACAGGTCACACCTACTGGGTGATCCCCGATGGCTACATTCCACCGGACAGCTCGGGCTCACTGGAGAGCCATGAGAGCATCTGTGTATTAAATACAGGCACAGTGGATGCAGAGTTGCAAATAACGATTTACTTTGAAGACAGAGAGCCGCTCGAAGACATCTTGGCCGAGGTTCCTGCACGGAGAACAAAGCATATCCGGACAGCGTCGCTGAGATCGGGTGAGCAGCTTATCCCTCCGGGAGTACCCTATGCCATTACCGTCTCCAGCAATGTTCCTGTTATCGTCCAGTACAGTCGTCTGGATACAACGCAGCCTGAACTGGCACTCATGAGTGTTATGGCGTTTCCATTGAGATAACATATGAATCATGAAATGAAAAGACGACCCGTAACCTTGCATGAACTGCAGGCTGCCGATCGTCTTTTTGCGCTACTCATCGTATTTATACGTACTGGCATTGAGGATTTTTACATGCACCTCGACCTTACCGAGTTTAAACCGCTCAAGTGGATCTGCCCGTTTATATACCTCTTGTCTCCACAGGGGGAGGTCATGGCGATAGAGATATTCCACAAAACCGTAGGAATCAATTTTGCGTGATTTGGTTTTCTCAAACGTATTGCGAATTTCGGACTCAATCTGTTTCTCGGCATCTTTTTCCATAACATGGGGAGAACGGTGAGAGTTATGATCCTCGATGATGGCGCCTTTAACCGACGTAACCAGGTCGAAGGTTACACCATTTCCTTCTTTCCTCGCCTTAATCGTGGTCTTTGGGTTATTAAGCCTAAGCGTTAGCTGCGGTGTTTTGCTCCCGTTGCTGTATACGTACAACGGATATTGAAAGACGCGGTCATAATTCACGAATCGTGTGCCATCAGCATCTTTGCCCGTTACCCTGCCTTGATTTTTACCGTTTGTAATGACGTAAAAACCATCCATTTTAATCAGAGGGGGTGCTTTATCCCCGTTATACCAGGTCTTGTTCTGATTGGTAATGGACGGCAAAAGAATAACTGAAGCAGGCTCCCGAAATCCGTCAAGGAGCTGATGAAGCCGGATGGGTTCATAACCGGAATGTTGCTTATACAGCTTCATCGGTTCAAACAGCTCGATGGTCTGGGCGGATTGGTTCAGCAGGGCAGAGGGAGCGAGTACATCTGTAATTTTTTGTTCTGTACCGTATAGCCAGGGAGTATATCTCAGTTGGCCTGAATGCAACAGTGTATTAAAGACATCCTCCAGCCGTCCATTTAACACATTTTTGGATAATACAATCGCTTTTACATGGGTCCAAAGC includes:
- a CDS encoding rhamnogalacturonan acetylesterase is translated as MEAAAESGKEAVTHWKFNFGPDSGSAGEIEGYLQVSSSTAYEEQGGYGFESGSLVYEKQRLSDDDISSYTSRANDGKQEQSNVSARLRSSFCIPLKASFIVDVPDGTYQVLLITGDESAETITRVKAGEGRLMLPTIRTLPGQCAEVRFSVVVRGGKLRLSFSGPAPRINALEITLANQTMTVFLAGDSTVTDQPESGYPYCGWGQLLPAQFKHDVAVDNHAQSGRSSRSFINEGRLDAILEKIKPEDFLFIQFGHNDEKPGPDRGTEPFTTYKEYLKKYIDAAREAKACPVLVTPVHRRYFADDGTLTDTHGDYIVAVRELAEEEGVPLIDLAERSRILFEQAGIEGSKEDFMWVLPGEYVNFPAGVEDNTHFQERGARRLATQVAEAIRELRLQPLQMYLR
- a CDS encoding Ger(x)C family spore germination protein, with the translated sequence MTRWMAKVSLFTSCFILLTGCWDSKEVQSINFITAVGIDYEDNQYVAYAQLIDFSSIAKQEGPTSRQASDIWIGRGEGSTLSMAIDDLYQTSQQQTLWTHVKAIVLSKNVLNGRLEDVFNTLLHSGQLRYTPWLYGTEQKITDVLAPSALLNQSAQTIELFEPMKLYKQHSGYEPIRLHQLLDGFREPASVILLPSITNQNKTWYNGDKAPPLIKMDGFYVITNGKNQGRVTGKDADGTRFVNYDRVFQYPLYVYSNGSKTPQLTLRLNNPKTTIKARKEGNGVTFDLVTSVKGAIIEDHNSHRSPHVMEKDAEKQIESEIRNTFEKTKSRKIDSYGFVEYLYRHDLPLWRQEVYKRADPLERFKLGKVEVHVKILNASTYKYDE
- a CDS encoding carbohydrate ABC transporter permease, producing the protein MVWRNVKWPIYHLFVAALALLMLYPVLWMLFSSFKESRTIFVTAESLFPTEWIWSNYADGWKGAGGRPFMDYITNSLVIVIISTIGAVLSSSLIAFGFARLNFKGRNFWFSLMMLTLMLPHDVVLVPQYIIFTKLGWLNTILPIVVPTFFGMPFFIFLMVQFIRTIPKELDEAATIDGCNKFRLYVQIIMPLIKSSLATAAIFSFYWRWEDLLGPVLYLNSPDKYTVSMALKMFLDSESASNWGAMFAMSIVSLVPVVAVFFIFQKQIVQGMSTSGLKG
- a CDS encoding carbohydrate ABC transporter permease, translating into MRQYSSLRRNLTGYAFISPFIIGFLGFTLIPMFVSLYMSFTSYNLFTSPRWIGLDNYTKMFFDDPKYWNSVKVTFLYVFIGVPLRLIFALFVAMILNTGSRMVGTYRTLYYLPSIIGGSVAVSIMWRNLFSNEGVINSALTAIGIGPISWFGDPNASLVMLISLSVWQFGSSMLIFLAGLKNISPEMYEAAGVDGANPIRKFFGITLPLLSPIILFNLIMQTIGAFMTFVPAYIISKGEGGPMDGTMLYSLYLFRQAFMFNNMGYASAMAWIMLIMIGILTVAVFLTSKFWVFYESEGGK
- a CDS encoding sensory rhodopsin transducer — its product is MAQDQTNTSAHKTSSTATGHTYWVIPDGYIPPDSSGSLESHESICVLNTGTVDAELQITIYFEDREPLEDILAEVPARRTKHIRTASLRSGEQLIPPGVPYAITVSSNVPVIVQYSRLDTTQPELALMSVMAFPLR